A window of Populus trichocarpa isolate Nisqually-1 chromosome 17, P.trichocarpa_v4.1, whole genome shotgun sequence genomic DNA:
GTGTTTCTTTAGCATATCTGAAGTTGGCTGGTTTGCCTACATCACGTATTTGGCTATGTATCTTGTTATTGTGGAGTTTGGGATTTACTGGATGCATAGAGAATTACATGATATAAAACGTTTGTACAAGCATCTTCATGCAACCCATCACGTCTACAACAAACAGAACACTCTTTCTCCATTTGCTGGTATGTTCTTAATCCAGTCTATTTAGTTCCACTGTTTATGAAACAAATTCTACAATACCCTAAAAACTCCTTATCCAAATCTAGCTCCCCCATGCTATCTCTCATCTCATTTTGCAAGAGGTTCAATGCCAGTTTGCAAGTGTTACCAAACATGGCCATAGCCAGTAACACCTTGACTGGATATGAGGTTTGTGCTGGATATTATTTTGTAACAGTGGAAATTTGGCACtgacaaaaacaataattccaTCCCTTGAAAAGTATAGTTACGGTACTTTGttacaattaaagaaaatgtgACTATTAGAGAACTGCCTTCTTTGTTGCTCAATTTCAACAATAAGCAATCCATATCTGGCCTGAAGGTGACCTGATATGGTACATCGGTACCAACTATGTAGTGTAAAAATTGCAGAATTTAGTGAAAAAAATTGTGGATGAAGTGTGATGTTTTTGGAAAAGGCCTACAGGGAAGGCATTGCAGAATTTGCTGCTACACGAATGTTGTAGCTTATTGCTGAAAGCTTTTATTATAAGGTGTGCTTTGCTTGATTTGCTCTCATATTTGCGTACAAATTCAAAACTTTCACTATTTACTAAGATAACTGGATTAGGTTATAATACAAGCTTATTCTTCTGCTAATGTTGACTActtaccttttttcttttgctctaTTAGCATGACCTTCGAAATGCACTTAATTTGCTGCAAATTGTGTTCTTTGACCAACTTTTCATTGAATTTCACAAAAACACCACACTGAATTCCCGACTTTGGTAGTGATACAACTGAAACAACCCATGTTGTGTGATCAAGTCACTGAACGTGCTAGACAAAATTCCACATTGTATGATTCAATTAATGAATCTGTGGGATCAAAGTTCCAAAAAGTTAGTTTAAAATGTAGAAGCTGCCCTCTATTAGAAGAGTGTAAAAGTAAATCATTGATGAATTGGTAGAAACTTTGTTGATAATTGCATCAACATCAGGTGGCTTCTATACAGGGGAAAACACTATGTTTTTGGGACTTTCGTCTCATACATTCGACGacatgttgaaattttgttcCATACATTTGGTGATGTGGTCAAGGAATATGGGATTTATTTAGTCTCTATACCACTGAATTTCAGAATTCAGCGTGGTGGTTGTGAGGGATTTAGTGAAAGATTTCCCTTGAGGGGAAGGTGTTGTTGACTTCACATTAAGCAATTGCTTTTATTTGAATCAAGTCATATTTTAGCATTGTTAACTACTTggaattacttttattttagtgGGATATCCCTATTAATGTACCCTTGTAATCAGAATTTTTAATCTGGATCACTAAGTAGAAGTAATTGTCTATTTCAGGTCTGGCTTTTCACCCACTGGATGGGATTCTACAAGCTGTACCACATGTTATAGCTCTCTTTCTTGTGCCAATCCATTTTAGGTCACACATAGCCCTCTTATTCATCGAGGCTGTATGGACAGCCAACATTCACGATTGCATCAATGGCAACCTATGGCCCATAATGGGTGCTGGGTACCACACAATTCATCATACTACATACAAGCATAACTATGGCCATTATACCATATGGATGGATTGGATGCTGGGAACCCTTCGTGACCCTGAGGATGATTCATGCCAGAAAGCGCAGAAGGTGCAGTAGGCATGCATGTAGTATTTGAATACCtataatttcaatcaataaacTGTGCCACAGAAGTGTTATTTTTCCCCCATCTTCTCTATGTTTATGTTTGTATTCAAACGGGGAGACTAGTGCAGCAGCTATGAAGTGATAAGGAGGTTGGTTTTATGCTGTCAAATTTGTTTTACAAGCTGTAGCTCAATTTGACATTAGTTTCCTCTTCTTTCCCAATGTATATGAAATTCgaaccttttctttcctttgagaccaaaaaaagaaagaaagggggaTTTGTACTTGGCTAATTTGTTCTAGATTGAAACCAAACCAAGGAGCTAAGGAGCTAAGGGATCATTCCCAACACAGACACACgggaaaaaaacaggaaaaggaaagagttgaGGGTTCGAGTGACACTGCTTGGTAACTTTTCTGTCCATTATACATTTGCAGTATGCCATTCAAGGATTATTGTTTTGGAAATAGAAATGAGACGGAGaagataaaaatgtatttgattgaaaagataaatataaaaataaatatttttgaatgaatttttatactttcgagatatttttctaaaagtaatatatattgttttttatttattaaaatatgattttgtaaTGATTCTAGATTATTGTTTCTtatgatgaaaattgaaaagcaagaaTTGGTGGGATATCTTTATTGAATCTGAAATGAAACTGTAACAATTGAAATAGAAATTACCGAGTTTAAAAGAATAGAATTTGAAAGAATAAATTGAGATAATAAATCCTAACTTGAAACATCATGCTAATCCCCTTTATTTCTTGCAGGTTCTCTTGTCTCCTCACCactatgtcttttttattttcagagcAGACTCTTTACTGTACCTCTTTtggcaaaacaaaagaaacagtCCACAATTATCAGGACTCTGCAGGACcactatatattttcaaaacttttaattttaattttttttaattaaaaaattgttattattataattttaaaatttaatttagaaatcgatctaaaataaattttaaatttgatataataataaaaataatttttattataatttaaaaattcaactcAAGGGTTAATACAACTTGggaatgtaaaaataaaaataataattattatatttttaataattaatttaaaaattgatatgagttgatccaattatttttttaaaaattaaaataactttgatttgattaaattttttatttaaaataaataaatttttaatttattttttatattgaaatatagATTACCTTGAGTTTTTAACCGGTTAGGTAATTTTTGGATAtcagaaaattttttttgtactcTATTACATCTCAGCCTGTGAACTGTAGCTATATTTTATGCTAATTGGAGGAGAGATCCCTGAACGTTTAATTTCCTGATTTTGATCCATCAAATCATCAGGTCAAGGCAATAGGGTTCCTTAGGCTTCCATCCATTATCCCCATTAATTAGCATGTGATTTGAACGTCTATGACTATTACCTCTcaattttcatgcaaaaaacCTTAAGGACCCATAAGAAGGCAGTGTACTGCCTTGACTTGATAGTTTAAGGGATTAAAATCAGAACATTAATAGTTCAGGGGCGTAGTTGGATTTGGCCATGAGTCTCAGGGGTCTCTCGACTGATTAGCCTATGATTTAATGACGAATCTTTTTAGCAGCGTTTTTACTGTAGAAAACGGCATCCTctcattattgaaaaaaatccacTCTCGCTCGCTCACTCACAAGTGAATCAACCACTCATGGCTTCGTCAGCTCTGTGTCTCAAATTTTTCTCCTCTTACACTCCTATAACATCTGCCTTAAACCCAACAACAAAAAAGCATGGTAATACTACCTTAAACAATGCCCAGATAACAACCCCTTTATTTATGTTtgcaaacaacaacaacaaagaacTTGCGGTGTTAACAAACCCCATTTCGCAATCCAATGCCACCACCACTGTTACAGTGCCAACACCTCCATGGATAAAGGGTCCTCTCATTCTCCAACCCCACGAACTCCTTAACCTCACCAACCCCAAAAACAAGAAGCCAATAAAGAATGACAAGATTGAAAAAGATGACAAGGCTTTGACTGCTAAAGAAAGTGGGGTTAGAGGCAATAAAGCAATGATACAGATTGTTAAAAGTGTTGAAAGACTGCAAAGAGATGAAAACTTGAAGGACACCCAAGAGATTTCTGAGAGTGGAGAGAGTTTAAAGCAGCTCGGAAAAGAAAGGATTTTAAGTGTTTTCGGTGATAAAAGGATTGTAAGAAGTATTGAAAAACTccaaaaagatcaaaacttgAAGGAAACCCCAGTGAATTCTGGGGGTTTTGACATTGGAGAGGGTTTAAAACAGCTTAACGGAGatggggttttagggtttagggaaAAAAAGCTGCCATGggtgagagaagagagagttgGGAATTGGAGAATGAAAAAAGAGAAGGTGGTTAGCAAGGCCGAGTTGAGTCTTGATAAGGAGTTACTTGAGAGATTGAGAGGAGAGGCTGCAAAGATGAGGACTTGGGTAAAGGTGAAGAAAGCTGGGGTGACACAGAGTGTAGTTGATGAGATAAGATTGACTTGGAGAACGAGTGAGCTGGCCATGATTAAATTCTATATGCCTTTGTGTAGAAATATGAATAGAGCAAGAGATATTGTTGAGGTTAGTTGGTTTACTTTTTTGTACTCATTTTTTGCTGGTTTATtgattcttgtaattttttttttggaagttaCTTTGGAGATAAGTGTTCGTAATTCATGGAAAGACATGATTTCTGTTCAGAAGCTTGATTTCCACCCTGATTAAGAACTTGTGTTTAAAAGACCgtattttcataagaaaatgaagatcaaattttaaacttattttcctAAGAAAAGAAGATCAATTTCTAAACTATGCAGTAATAATTCTTTTCAGATTGCTCATCTTGCTGCTTTTAGCACATTTTCTATGCAAAGCTTCATTGACCCTTTTTTGGGCCGATGTAAGAATTCTGCCTGGAAAAGGGTTATTTGTGATTGATCTGTGTAAACTGTACTGCTTAGTATATGGGTGAATGGTTTGTTGCTCATATTGTAGAGATTGGCATACTATCTCGGATGTTCTTGTTTGTATTTGTTGCAACTTTAAAATAAGGCTACTTGTTTATGggttgtcttttcttttttaaaatttgctgGTACACCTGGAGCAATCAAAATGCAACAACTGCATTCTTTTCATTCCTTTGTAAACAGATGAAGACAGGAGGCTTGGTTGTTTGGACCAGAAaagatattcatgttgtttATAGAGGATGCAATTATCAGTGGAAGAAAAACTTTAATACAGCTACAATCGAGGAAAGTTTTCCCAGAAATGGTGGAGAAGAAGAGTCTATATCAGCTGGCATCTTAATGGAAGCAGATTTGAATACACAACCAATTAATGGATCACTGTTTGAGAGAGAAACTGATAGATTATTAGATGGCTTAGGACCTCGTTTTGTTGATTGGTGGATGCGAAAGCCATTGCCAGTAGATGCAGATTTGCTTCCAGAAGTAGTTAAAGGATTCAGGTCTCCATCAAGGCTTTGTCCTCCACGAATGAGAtcaaagttgaaagatgatgaactGACATACTTGAGAAAGCTTGCTCAATCTCTACCCACACATTTTGTCCTTGGTATTTTCTTACTGTATAAAGCTTTCGATTGCGTTTTTTCCCTATGAACAAAAGCAGACACACTCATACAAATACAGAGTATAGACAGACAATGAACACATCACATGCATAAGATAACTGAAA
This region includes:
- the LOC18099473 gene encoding delta(7)-sterol-C5(6)-desaturase 1 isoform X1; the protein is MEGDKYWQQFLDETTMFNNIVLRHLLPSSWWVTLPHFLQTWLRNFVAGTLLYFISGLLWCFYIYYLKRNVYVPKDAIPSNRAMLLQIYVAMKAMPWYTLLPTVSEYMIENGWTKCFFSISEVGWFAYITYLAMYLVIVEFGIYWMHRELHDIKRLYKHLHATHHVYNKQNTLSPFAGLAFHPLDGILQAVPHVIALFLVPIHFRSHIALLFIEAVWTANIHDCINGNLWPIMGAGYHTIHHTTYKHNYGHYTIWMDWMLGTLRDPEDDSCQKAQKVQ
- the LOC18099473 gene encoding delta(7)-sterol-C5(6)-desaturase 1 isoform X2 encodes the protein MLLQIYVAMKAMPWYTLLPTVSEYMIENGWTKCFFSISEVGWFAYITYLAMYLVIVEFGIYWMHRELHDIKRLYKHLHATHHVYNKQNTLSPFAGLAFHPLDGILQAVPHVIALFLVPIHFRSHIALLFIEAVWTANIHDCINGNLWPIMGAGYHTIHHTTYKHNYGHYTIWMDWMLGTLRDPEDDSCQKAQKVQ
- the LOC112325673 gene encoding chloroplastic group IIA intron splicing facilitator CRS1, chloroplastic, with amino-acid sequence MASSALCLKFFSSYTPITSALNPTTKKHGNTTLNNAQITTPLFMFANNNNKELAVLTNPISQSNATTTVTVPTPPWIKGPLILQPHELLNLTNPKNKKPIKNDKIEKDDKALTAKESGVRGNKAMIQIVKSVERLQRDENLKDTQEISESGESLKQLGKERILSVFGDKRIVRSIEKLQKDQNLKETPVNSGGFDIGEGLKQLNGDGVLGFREKKLPWVREERVGNWRMKKEKVVSKAELSLDKELLERLRGEAAKMRTWVKVKKAGVTQSVVDEIRLTWRTSELAMIKFYMPLCRNMNRARDIVEMKTGGLVVWTRKDIHVVYRGCNYQWKKNFNTATIEESFPRNGGEEESISAGILMEADLNTQPINGSLFERETDRLLDGLGPRFVDWWMRKPLPVDADLLPEVVKGFRSPSRLCPPRMRSKLKDDELTYLRKLAQSLPTHFVLGRNRRLQGLAAAILKLWEKTIIAKIAVKWGVPNTNNEQMADELKSLTGGVLLLRNKFFIILYRGKDFLPGQVANVIVDREIALRKCQTNEEGARMKAIETSYMPGGPTNTSRCGTLYEFQEFQIKFQKTAKGDSEIQLEAYKEKLERELRNQEYRLRILKSKIEKPAKDLSKLNSAWVPSPRDADQGIMTEEERECFRKIGLKLRGSLVLGRRGVFEGVMEGLHQHWKHREVVKVITMQRVFSQVIHTATLLEAESDGILVSVDKLKEGHAIIIYRGKNYKRPLRLLKKNLLTKREALKRSLLIQRVGSLKYFANQRERVISDLKLKLVELHGSKEKHLKSDTL